A stretch of Geobacter sp. DNA encodes these proteins:
- a CDS encoding DUF1311 domain-containing protein, whose protein sequence is MSMFTGIKKGLIAVAAALPLAMGLAVGQAHGASFDCAKAKSVMEKTVCADPTLSKLDEEMAAAYAKAKTEVKDRPKELKKLVSSQREWLTGLKPQKSPCAARTECLTNSYQTRIKELQYTSAFARATSPTAVGPTQEVVMQRLNEQLEQLKTLVRSAKSVKSEAPLNRDKVQVCEEVWKKLPQATVPVPTEFANTSEQKRNLFERLREMAYDNQRLYFTQGNTAKNIAQRKINLDYKWNEYNKNIELGKRKDTVYQLYNNTQNINGFKQPIIVKILLDIEDNGLSIERKRLGPDGVWLFTPGLSSVAFSEEFYNEIYEDNHTMTPSDNAGLIALNYNVLFWDLKNNVETGVDISIRPVLDPQTEQELLCTYNIK, encoded by the coding sequence ATGAGCATGTTCACTGGAATCAAGAAGGGATTGATTGCCGTAGCAGCGGCGCTGCCGCTTGCTATGGGATTGGCTGTCGGACAGGCACACGGGGCAAGCTTTGACTGCGCCAAGGCCAAAAGCGTGATGGAAAAGACCGTCTGCGCTGATCCGACACTGTCGAAGCTGGATGAAGAGATGGCTGCTGCCTACGCTAAAGCCAAGACTGAAGTGAAAGATCGCCCGAAGGAGTTGAAGAAACTCGTTAGTAGCCAGCGCGAGTGGCTGACCGGCCTGAAGCCCCAGAAATCTCCCTGTGCAGCCAGGACAGAGTGTCTCACAAATTCGTACCAGACACGGATCAAGGAACTGCAGTATACCTCCGCCTTTGCCCGCGCCACATCGCCCACGGCAGTCGGTCCCACCCAGGAAGTGGTCATGCAGCGGTTGAACGAGCAGTTGGAGCAGCTTAAGACCTTAGTGCGTTCGGCAAAAAGCGTAAAATCTGAAGCCCCCTTAAACCGTGACAAAGTCCAAGTTTGCGAAGAAGTCTGGAAGAAGCTTCCCCAAGCCACCGTTCCCGTCCCGACTGAATTTGCCAATACTTCTGAACAGAAGCGGAATTTGTTCGAAAGATTACGGGAAATGGCATATGACAATCAGCGACTATATTTCACACAAGGCAATACAGCTAAGAATATAGCACAACGGAAAATAAACCTAGATTATAAATGGAATGAATATAATAAGAACATCGAATTAGGAAAACGTAAAGATACAGTATACCAACTATATAACAATACTCAGAATATAAACGGCTTTAAACAGCCGATCATTGTTAAAATATTACTAGATATTGAAGACAATGGACTATCGATAGAGAGAAAACGGCTTGGTCCTGACGGTGTTTGGTTATTTACTCCAGGCCTTTCATCTGTAGCATTTTCAGAAGAATTTTATAATGAAATATATGAGGATAATCACACTATGACTCCATCAGATAATGCTGGCCTTATTGCACTAAATTATAACGTCTTGTTTTGGGACCTCAAAAATAATGTCGAAACAGGTGTGGACATCTCTATACGTCCCGTCCTAGATCCACAAACTGAACAAGAATTACTATGTACATATAATATTAAGTAA
- a CDS encoding ATP-binding cassette domain-containing protein has product MVNRKPETRHFSGTDLLWVLGSICQLHRIPFDPVLIERQFPPPCSISTLQTALTALGFKVGTLDWLVSTKSLGNVPLPALAFFGEEPVLAPEMSHAGQQDPAVDLFGIIKPVLIVKVDGERLLYFRAGSQTPETTTLQDLAERGAHEILLISRASTGQADGEEATGTANASMPAGSNANRFGFRWFIPELLKHKKIWRDVLLASLVIQLIGLATPLFTQVVIDKVVVHQTRSTLIVIAVGMLIFMVFSAVMTWLRQYLVLHTGNRIDAVLGSQVFRHLLRLPLPFFEHRPTGVLVARLQGIESIRQFVSGAAVTLLLDFPFLLIFLAVMFWYSWQLSLISLGIMCLIALMSVLVTPVFREKLNGQFLLGARNQAFVTEYVAGMSTVKSLQMEPVLEQRYGDYLASYLAAGFSTRQLSNTYNVVANALEQLMTLAILAVGALLVMHNDGFTIGKLVAFQMFSGRMSQPMLRLVGLWQEFQQADIAVKRLGDVMDMPSEPYALTPARTSTQQGGAIELKDVSFRYSPEHPYLYRNLNLTFKAGHLSVLMGPSGCGKSTLAKMLLGFYQPTDGQIRIDGSDIRYLSANELRSIFGVVPQETVLFSGSIYDNLSHASPHAGFAEIVHACRQAEIHDLIESLPQGYKTEIGEQGVGLSGGQRQRIAIARALLKRPRILIFDEATSNLDQQTAEHFAATVNALKGKVTMLFITHQLPKGLQVDEVFRFGAQPRQPRMMGVVEQEAKDGEESAE; this is encoded by the coding sequence ATGGTAAATCGAAAGCCTGAAACACGGCATTTTTCCGGCACCGATTTGCTCTGGGTGCTCGGTAGCATCTGCCAACTCCATCGCATCCCGTTCGACCCGGTGCTCATCGAACGCCAGTTCCCGCCCCCTTGCTCAATATCCACCCTGCAGACCGCACTCACTGCCCTTGGATTCAAGGTCGGTACTCTCGATTGGCTGGTCTCAACCAAAAGTCTTGGCAACGTCCCCCTGCCGGCTCTTGCATTCTTCGGGGAGGAGCCGGTTTTGGCGCCTGAAATGAGCCATGCAGGGCAGCAGGATCCAGCAGTCGATCTTTTCGGAATCATCAAGCCGGTTCTTATCGTCAAGGTAGACGGTGAGCGGCTGCTCTATTTCCGCGCAGGATCCCAGACACCGGAAACGACCACCCTGCAGGACCTTGCTGAACGCGGTGCCCATGAGATTTTGCTGATATCCAGGGCTTCCACAGGGCAGGCCGATGGCGAAGAGGCTACCGGCACGGCTAACGCCTCCATGCCGGCTGGGAGCAACGCCAACAGATTCGGTTTCCGCTGGTTCATCCCCGAGCTCCTGAAACACAAGAAGATCTGGCGCGATGTGCTGCTGGCATCGCTGGTCATCCAGTTGATCGGTCTGGCTACCCCGCTCTTCACCCAGGTGGTAATCGACAAGGTGGTCGTCCACCAGACCCGGAGCACCCTGATCGTCATTGCCGTGGGGATGCTGATCTTCATGGTCTTCAGCGCCGTCATGACCTGGCTGCGGCAGTACCTGGTGCTCCATACCGGCAACCGGATCGATGCCGTCCTCGGCAGCCAGGTGTTCCGCCACCTGTTGCGCCTGCCGCTGCCGTTCTTCGAGCACCGTCCCACCGGCGTGCTGGTCGCCCGGCTGCAGGGTATTGAGAGTATCCGCCAGTTCGTCAGCGGTGCCGCCGTCACCCTGCTGCTCGATTTCCCCTTCCTCCTCATCTTCCTGGCCGTGATGTTCTGGTACAGTTGGCAGCTTTCTCTGATATCGCTCGGGATCATGTGCCTCATTGCACTGATGAGTGTCCTGGTAACCCCGGTCTTTCGGGAGAAACTCAACGGCCAGTTCCTCCTCGGCGCCCGCAACCAGGCATTCGTCACCGAATACGTGGCAGGGATGAGCACGGTCAAGTCGCTGCAGATGGAGCCGGTGCTGGAGCAGCGATACGGCGATTACCTCGCCTCGTACCTGGCTGCGGGTTTCTCCACCAGGCAGCTTTCCAATACCTACAATGTCGTTGCCAACGCGCTGGAGCAGCTCATGACCCTGGCCATCCTGGCGGTGGGGGCGCTCCTGGTCATGCACAATGACGGGTTTACCATCGGCAAGCTGGTGGCCTTCCAGATGTTCTCCGGCCGGATGAGCCAGCCGATGCTGCGGCTCGTGGGGCTCTGGCAGGAGTTCCAGCAGGCCGATATCGCGGTCAAGCGTCTCGGCGACGTCATGGACATGCCGAGCGAGCCGTATGCCCTGACACCCGCCCGGACAAGCACCCAGCAGGGCGGAGCGATCGAACTCAAGGACGTGAGCTTCCGCTACAGCCCTGAACACCCCTATCTCTACCGCAACCTGAATCTTACCTTCAAGGCCGGGCACCTGAGCGTGCTGATGGGACCGTCAGGCTGCGGCAAGAGCACCCTGGCAAAGATGCTTCTCGGCTTTTACCAGCCGACCGACGGCCAGATCCGGATCGACGGCAGCGACATCCGCTACCTGTCGGCCAACGAACTGAGGAGCATCTTCGGTGTGGTCCCGCAGGAGACCGTCCTCTTCTCCGGGAGCATCTACGACAACCTGAGCCATGCCAGTCCCCATGCCGGTTTCGCGGAGATCGTCCATGCCTGCCGCCAGGCGGAAATCCACGATCTGATCGAATCGCTCCCCCAGGGGTACAAGACTGAGATCGGCGAGCAGGGGGTAGGGCTGTCGGGTGGTCAGCGGCAGCGGATCGCCATTGCCCGTGCGCTGCTCAAGCGACCCCGCATCCTGATCTTCGACGAAGCGACCTCCAACCTCGACCAGCAGACGGCCGAGCATTTCGCCGCCACGGTCAACGCACTGAAGGGAAAGGTGACGATGCTCTTCATCACCCATCAGCTACCCAAAGGGCTTCAGGTGGACGAGGTATTCCGGTTCGGGGCGCAACCCCGGCAGCCGCGGATGATGGGGGTGGTGGAGCAGGAGGCAAAGGATGGCGAAGAGAGTGCGGAATAA
- a CDS encoding DUF4102 domain-containing protein, with protein sequence MGKQFTEKAIAAAKPKDKRYYLREGRGFALQVLPSGTKAFVYLFELNKSKGYVLLGHYPDCSLADARIAYNDAYKLVKKGIDPRDQKKAIAEENARLAKEAELAVEAAARAAAQLEKDTFDALIEDKIPENFVPTTVEQLAAVWFVDYSKENHSKRWQDTVLSAIKTHIIPNIGKMEISSVRHKHALSLIQQIAVTVPGSARNTMKFCRQMFKYACRLEWAEIQPFHEITESVPKITQKADERHLDDDEIIKAWGEISKSSSTREVKRALKLILVTAQRPGEVAQLHRDQIKDRWWTIPAEVAGKNEREHRVYLTDTALGLIGDGKGHIFPSERGKRGHISENALSQSINRGYLSDDVVKVVGNRNIKARKEPYFGMKPWSPHDLRRTARTNMARIGVLDEVGEEVINHMKPGVVGVYNKYRYDEEKKDALQKWEALLLEILATKQPNNQ encoded by the coding sequence ATGGGCAAACAATTCACGGAAAAAGCAATCGCTGCTGCGAAACCAAAAGACAAGAGATACTATCTTCGGGAGGGACGTGGTTTTGCTCTGCAAGTCCTTCCCTCCGGTACCAAAGCTTTCGTGTATCTGTTCGAGTTGAACAAAAGCAAAGGGTATGTGCTTCTTGGCCATTATCCGGATTGCTCACTTGCGGATGCGAGAATAGCATATAACGATGCGTATAAGTTAGTGAAAAAAGGCATCGACCCACGTGACCAGAAGAAAGCAATTGCCGAAGAAAATGCACGATTAGCGAAAGAAGCAGAATTAGCGGTAGAGGCAGCTGCCCGTGCGGCGGCTCAACTGGAAAAAGACACCTTTGATGCTTTAATCGAAGACAAGATACCCGAAAACTTTGTTCCGACTACAGTTGAACAGCTTGCTGCAGTTTGGTTTGTCGACTACTCCAAGGAGAACCATTCTAAACGTTGGCAAGATACCGTCCTCAGTGCCATCAAAACGCACATCATTCCCAACATCGGCAAGATGGAAATTTCTTCTGTTCGACACAAACACGCATTGTCTCTCATTCAACAAATAGCCGTCACTGTCCCAGGATCTGCTCGTAATACTATGAAGTTCTGCAGACAAATGTTTAAGTATGCCTGCCGTCTGGAGTGGGCTGAAATACAACCGTTCCATGAAATCACGGAGTCTGTACCCAAAATTACGCAAAAAGCTGATGAACGGCATCTCGACGATGACGAAATCATTAAAGCGTGGGGGGAAATCAGCAAATCATCAAGCACCAGGGAAGTGAAACGGGCATTGAAGTTGATACTCGTTACAGCTCAACGCCCTGGCGAGGTAGCTCAACTTCACCGAGATCAGATCAAGGACAGATGGTGGACGATACCCGCCGAGGTTGCCGGCAAGAATGAACGTGAGCACAGAGTATACCTAACAGACACAGCCTTAGGGTTGATTGGGGATGGTAAAGGTCATATATTCCCTTCTGAGAGAGGGAAACGAGGGCATATTTCCGAAAATGCTCTTTCACAGTCAATAAATCGAGGCTATTTGTCAGATGACGTCGTGAAAGTCGTAGGCAATAGAAATATAAAGGCACGAAAAGAGCCTTATTTCGGCATGAAACCTTGGTCACCACATGATCTTCGTCGAACCGCTCGTACAAATATGGCGCGGATCGGAGTATTGGATGAGGTTGGTGAAGAGGTTATAAATCACATGAAGCCCGGTGTTGTCGGTGTTTATAACAAATATCGCTATGATGAAGAGAAAAAAGATGCCCTCCAGAAGTGGGAAGCTCTTCTTCTGGAAATACTGGCAACCAAGCAACCAAACAATCAGTAA
- a CDS encoding integration host factor subunit alpha yields MTKADIVEKVAEKCGISKKDSIDMVESVFSVLKTTLENGEDIKISGFGKFEVKNKHERKGRNPQTGESITIDARRILSFKPSTILKESINGK; encoded by the coding sequence ATGACCAAGGCAGATATTGTCGAAAAAGTTGCCGAAAAATGCGGGATCTCAAAGAAAGATTCCATAGACATGGTTGAATCGGTCTTCAGCGTATTGAAAACCACTCTTGAAAATGGAGAGGATATAAAAATCTCCGGTTTCGGTAAGTTTGAGGTCAAGAATAAACATGAACGTAAGGGCAGAAATCCTCAAACAGGCGAATCCATCACCATCGATGCGCGGAGAATCCTTTCTTTCAAGCCGAGTACAATCCTTAAAGAATCGATAAACGGAAAATAA
- a CDS encoding transglycosylase SLT domain-containing protein → MRFAIQILLLGIFAVSTETSYAFCYAEAGSRYGISPNLLYAISKGESSFNPVAINYNSNGSYDYGLMQINSSWEPTLRKLGVPWDSLANPCTNVMVGAWVLSQCIQDYGYTWSAVGCYNSRTPSKRDRYAARIARIIDREPLRQPNVQISSQVATITHVTTPWEEAFNNASR, encoded by the coding sequence ATGCGTTTTGCCATCCAGATACTGTTGCTGGGTATTTTTGCCGTTTCGACAGAAACGTCATACGCCTTCTGTTACGCAGAAGCCGGCAGCAGATACGGTATCTCGCCTAATCTCCTCTACGCGATCTCCAAGGGAGAAAGCAGCTTCAATCCGGTTGCAATCAACTACAACTCCAACGGCAGTTACGATTACGGCCTCATGCAGATCAACTCCTCATGGGAGCCGACACTTCGCAAACTCGGCGTACCATGGGACTCACTCGCCAATCCCTGTACCAACGTTATGGTCGGTGCATGGGTCCTCTCCCAATGCATCCAAGACTATGGTTACACCTGGTCAGCCGTCGGCTGCTACAACTCACGTACCCCGTCCAAGCGAGACCGGTATGCCGCAAGAATCGCCCGCATTATTGATAGGGAACCATTACGTCAACCAAACGTGCAGATTTCATCTCAGGTTGCCACCATCACACATGTAACAACACCCTGGGAAGAGGCGTTTAACAATGCTTCCCGCTGA
- a CDS encoding type IV secretion system DNA-binding domain-containing protein, which yields MFPFSKRIVNPSEPMTSLGTGVNMGHRTRIVPIAIPDSYRKRHTFVFGTTGVGKTRLCENLIEQDIRKGYSVVYFDPKGDQQIFTKIYEVAREANRLDELMLVTPIFPEYSAVVDPMAFYFMPDELVGHIVSGILGGREPFYRNIAKEITTAVISAYIILARKHGNLPFMNIDTIRQRIRRESLESTMKSLRSIGTPEAELTAGMIEDILKSPMEYYAKVSSTLRTALMELSAGNIGKIIGQADSNRFIKNLEAGKRVILVVHTGAMITREASATLGKVLLSMIQSFVGRVYLSNRQKVDPPLSIFIDEAQSLLYQGVEELFAKAGSADVMVTAFAQSVNQIYAVIGEEFGKSILDNTNTKIFMRCSDAETSDYVVKHFGVQNVLTGIFGSNQVTTREVEQDILRVQDVLSLQPREFYLMTYSGRFKGTTLEARNPKMKIIFPSAPAVITSMMSPFQSDETESP from the coding sequence ATGTTTCCATTCTCAAAACGCATCGTTAACCCGTCCGAGCCAATGACCAGCTTGGGGACCGGCGTCAACATGGGACACCGAACTCGGATCGTTCCAATCGCCATTCCAGACTCCTACCGTAAACGGCATACATTTGTGTTCGGCACTACCGGTGTCGGGAAAACCCGCCTATGTGAAAATCTGATCGAGCAGGACATCCGCAAGGGGTACTCGGTTGTCTATTTCGATCCAAAGGGAGACCAGCAGATCTTCACCAAGATCTATGAAGTTGCCCGTGAGGCAAACCGACTGGATGAATTGATGCTCGTCACCCCTATCTTCCCCGAATACTCAGCCGTCGTCGACCCAATGGCCTTCTACTTCATGCCTGACGAACTGGTGGGACATATCGTTTCCGGCATCCTCGGTGGCCGTGAACCGTTCTATCGCAACATCGCCAAAGAGATTACCACCGCCGTCATATCTGCATACATAATCCTGGCACGGAAACATGGGAACCTGCCGTTCATGAACATCGACACCATCCGGCAACGGATTCGGCGAGAATCACTTGAATCGACAATGAAGTCGCTCCGCAGCATCGGTACTCCTGAAGCAGAACTGACTGCAGGCATGATTGAGGATATTCTCAAGTCTCCCATGGAATACTACGCCAAGGTCTCCTCGACATTGCGCACAGCTCTGATGGAACTCTCAGCCGGGAATATCGGCAAGATCATCGGCCAGGCTGACTCAAATCGATTCATCAAAAACCTGGAGGCTGGCAAACGTGTGATCCTGGTCGTACATACCGGCGCCATGATCACGCGCGAAGCTTCCGCGACCCTCGGCAAGGTGCTCCTCTCCATGATCCAGTCCTTTGTTGGTCGTGTCTATTTGTCCAACCGGCAGAAGGTTGACCCACCCCTTTCAATCTTCATCGACGAAGCTCAAAGTCTGCTCTATCAAGGCGTAGAGGAACTTTTTGCCAAGGCAGGATCAGCCGATGTCATGGTCACCGCCTTCGCTCAGTCAGTGAACCAAATCTACGCGGTCATTGGTGAGGAATTCGGAAAGAGCATTCTCGACAATACCAACACGAAGATATTCATGCGCTGCTCCGACGCGGAAACTAGCGATTATGTCGTTAAACATTTCGGAGTGCAGAACGTGCTGACCGGGATCTTCGGATCAAACCAGGTTACAACGCGCGAGGTCGAACAGGATATCCTCCGGGTGCAGGACGTCCTGAGCCTGCAACCACGTGAGTTTTATCTGATGACCTATTCTGGCCGCTTCAAGGGGACCACCCTTGAAGCACGCAATCCCAAAATGAAGATCATCTTTCCCTCTGCACCTGCGGTCATCACCTCGATGATGTCACCATTCCAGTCAGACGAGACAGAGTCTCCATGA
- a CDS encoding HD domain-containing protein, protein MARLADLSHLWTDNEIEIKDAACLWREQTANQTTKQPRPVFKHEEIDQFFTEMIENRPSVNGVRRALIIKILTMLDDEGDCPSVVRVHKDEAERIYSDDSYALLATVPLYRHTLTVTRNFIAKADQEALLADMIIIALAHDIGKIPSYHDGMYSSGDHPIIAGLILNNIPEYLSLPNREDIHRAITGHHLLKSDNILTDGLKLSDHEARQTELSALYAEARERRKNDPDDSGKQPVATTDATTRTNTQKPQHPVEEREHPLGNLESREKFYPTMLDIPKWFDADAILAALKKRINEVESTPKGEQWSAVSTSQGLVFVNPEGLWTAIKEVSDLDPKVLASEGCESEKRNLLYTIASELSKTRDAIATQYVADRYYTTQVSIITGGGKRLPYLLIPFTAQAFGEKPSTLEELKSPQLKRMVKEIKLKQTEVEQCVGR, encoded by the coding sequence GTGGCGAGACTGGCTGACCTTAGTCATCTCTGGACCGATAACGAAATCGAGATCAAGGATGCGGCCTGTCTCTGGCGTGAACAAACAGCAAACCAGACCACAAAGCAACCTCGACCTGTTTTCAAACATGAGGAGATCGACCAGTTCTTCACCGAGATGATCGAAAACAGACCTTCCGTAAACGGTGTACGGAGGGCACTGATAATCAAGATCCTTACCATGCTCGATGACGAGGGAGACTGTCCGTCCGTTGTCAGGGTACATAAAGACGAAGCTGAACGCATTTACTCGGATGACTCATATGCCCTGCTGGCGACTGTTCCACTCTACCGTCATACGCTAACGGTCACCCGCAATTTTATTGCCAAAGCCGACCAGGAAGCCCTGCTGGCGGACATGATAATCATCGCCCTGGCCCACGACATCGGTAAGATTCCTTCCTACCATGACGGTATGTACAGCAGCGGCGATCACCCGATCATCGCGGGGCTCATCCTTAACAATATCCCTGAGTATCTTTCTCTTCCCAACAGGGAAGATATTCATAGAGCCATCACCGGTCATCACCTACTGAAGAGTGACAATATCCTGACCGATGGACTCAAACTAAGTGACCATGAAGCACGGCAAACTGAACTATCCGCCCTCTATGCCGAAGCACGGGAACGCAGAAAAAATGATCCAGATGACAGTGGAAAACAGCCCGTTGCAACGACAGACGCAACAACACGGACGAACACCCAGAAACCTCAACATCCTGTTGAAGAGCGTGAACATCCCTTGGGAAATCTCGAATCCCGAGAGAAATTCTATCCCACCATGCTGGATATACCTAAATGGTTCGACGCGGATGCCATACTCGCGGCGTTAAAAAAACGAATCAACGAGGTGGAATCGACTCCGAAGGGTGAACAATGGTCGGCGGTTTCCACAAGCCAGGGACTGGTATTCGTCAACCCGGAGGGACTTTGGACGGCAATCAAGGAAGTAAGCGATTTAGACCCGAAGGTACTAGCTTCAGAGGGGTGTGAATCTGAGAAGCGGAACCTGTTGTACACAATTGCGTCCGAGCTGTCCAAGACCAGGGATGCCATTGCCACCCAGTACGTTGCTGACAGGTATTACACTACGCAGGTCTCAATTATTACCGGGGGCGGTAAAAGGCTCCCATACCTGCTCATCCCCTTCACAGCACAAGCCTTCGGAGAAAAACCCTCAACGCTGGAGGAGTTGAAGTCGCCACAGCTTAAGCGAATGGTCAAGGAGATCAAATTGAAGCAGACCGAGGTGGAACAATGCGTAGGTCGCTAA
- a CDS encoding conjugal transfer protein TraF, which produces MRRSLTVAIILSFAATASASYYNDSAKGWWWYQKEPEKQPGNPEKKKKASNRVPSLKDYTYEQIWEMHPDQFQEFAEALKKKAVQKPSEENVKEYFEVQEIARKKALAFSNVAQFVWQKYPELTTKKDYPITTPGNLARIAQINEERQRTLRDNREDFALIYFQRPDCSYCDEQSRILEWFTNETGWTVKRVNISENPSMASKFSVEITPTLILIQKGNQDYLPVSAGVISADEIEDKAYRAVRLLKGEISPEEYSLYEFQKGGGFDVKKRRLQDKGQP; this is translated from the coding sequence ATGCGTAGGTCGCTAACAGTAGCAATCATACTTTCCTTTGCTGCAACAGCCAGTGCGAGCTACTACAACGATTCGGCCAAGGGTTGGTGGTGGTACCAGAAGGAGCCGGAGAAGCAGCCTGGAAATCCTGAAAAGAAGAAAAAAGCATCAAACCGTGTGCCTTCTCTCAAGGACTACACCTACGAACAGATCTGGGAAATGCATCCTGACCAGTTCCAGGAATTTGCTGAGGCCTTAAAGAAGAAAGCTGTCCAGAAGCCCAGCGAAGAGAATGTTAAGGAGTATTTCGAGGTACAGGAAATAGCCCGTAAGAAGGCACTTGCCTTTTCGAACGTGGCCCAGTTCGTCTGGCAGAAGTACCCGGAGCTGACCACCAAAAAGGACTATCCGATCACCACTCCCGGCAACCTGGCTCGGATTGCCCAGATCAACGAGGAGCGGCAGCGTACCCTGCGGGACAACCGAGAGGACTTTGCCCTCATCTATTTCCAGCGACCCGACTGCAGCTACTGCGACGAGCAGTCGCGCATCCTGGAATGGTTCACCAACGAAACAGGTTGGACCGTGAAACGGGTCAACATCAGTGAGAACCCAAGTATGGCGTCCAAGTTCAGTGTGGAGATCACCCCTACCCTAATCCTGATTCAGAAGGGAAACCAGGATTACCTGCCCGTATCAGCCGGAGTAATCTCCGCTGACGAGATCGAGGACAAGGCATACCGGGCGGTACGTCTCCTGAAGGGGGAAATTTCTCCCGAGGAGTATTCGCTCTACGAATTCCAGAAGGGGGGCGGTTTCGATGTAAAGAAGCGCCGCCTTCAGGATAAGGGGCAGCCGTGA
- a CDS encoding conjugal transfer protein TraH — MKQTVITRTTAACLAAAIALSPVLSWSGWVDDWVQQKSSTSPSYYEGSKRGYYTGGSFSARWANTDDHLFTASLPKLKSGCGGIDMFLGGFSFLNVDYLVQKLQNILSAAPAAAFDIALKTLAPQVADTIKTLEAITDRLNSLQLNDCKAAKALVATASSPFSSVMSDSLKAEMKTAQTDFMVSSGAKDLYQDVSKLFETEQKTNAGNKPGVPGTTQTSATSATAGCPVEVLQVFGDGSVLENLASKKGLNSEYVKLVRGFIGDVVIQSPATTGTTYQAQYIPPCDKNNSFDSFISGTAQGRDTAGACADITDANKNLMVYVAGKMQTIAGKIKTKTALAADEEAFLKSTPLSVGLILKNATATNTEGEVIGKLAELTARAYGYYMLLDLFGRAVQLQEMARNILSSQKGNKSGASPETCQLALLGEGMQHIQTLEEKTLQLLSVAQQSYANAASEINAVEMIVQNMKKFDDTVFSELSDRFGKGIAMRSTGRI; from the coding sequence GTGAAACAAACTGTTATTACCAGAACCACCGCCGCCTGCCTGGCGGCAGCCATAGCCTTGAGTCCTGTTCTTTCCTGGTCCGGTTGGGTCGATGACTGGGTACAGCAGAAAAGCTCCACCTCTCCAAGCTATTACGAAGGCTCTAAGCGGGGCTACTACACAGGGGGAAGTTTCTCTGCCAGGTGGGCTAATACTGACGACCACCTGTTCACTGCCTCATTACCCAAGTTGAAGTCCGGTTGTGGCGGGATCGACATGTTCCTCGGCGGTTTCTCGTTCCTGAATGTTGATTACCTGGTCCAGAAACTCCAGAACATCCTGTCGGCAGCTCCGGCAGCTGCTTTCGATATCGCCCTGAAGACGCTGGCACCTCAGGTGGCCGATACCATCAAGACCCTCGAAGCCATCACCGACAGACTGAACTCACTGCAGCTGAATGACTGCAAGGCGGCCAAGGCGCTGGTGGCAACTGCTTCCAGTCCGTTTTCGTCGGTCATGTCCGATAGTCTAAAAGCGGAAATGAAGACGGCCCAGACCGATTTCATGGTATCGAGCGGTGCCAAGGATCTCTACCAGGATGTCAGCAAGCTGTTTGAGACCGAGCAGAAGACCAACGCCGGCAACAAACCGGGTGTCCCTGGCACAACCCAGACCTCAGCCACGAGTGCTACCGCTGGTTGTCCGGTTGAGGTTCTTCAAGTTTTCGGTGACGGATCGGTTCTGGAAAACCTGGCCAGCAAGAAGGGGTTGAACAGCGAATACGTCAAACTGGTACGAGGCTTCATCGGCGACGTGGTTATCCAGAGTCCAGCTACGACCGGGACAACCTATCAGGCACAGTACATACCACCATGCGACAAGAACAACAGCTTCGATTCCTTCATCAGCGGCACCGCCCAGGGACGGGATACTGCCGGGGCTTGCGCAGACATTACCGACGCCAACAAGAACCTAATGGTTTATGTGGCCGGCAAGATGCAGACCATTGCCGGTAAGATTAAAACGAAGACTGCTCTTGCTGCCGATGAAGAGGCTTTTCTCAAAAGCACTCCGCTGTCGGTCGGGTTGATTCTCAAGAATGCGACGGCAACAAATACCGAAGGTGAGGTCATCGGCAAACTTGCTGAACTGACCGCCCGAGCCTACGGCTACTACATGCTGCTCGATCTGTTCGGGCGCGCTGTCCAACTTCAGGAAATGGCCCGTAACATCCTCTCAAGTCAGAAGGGAAATAAGTCCGGGGCATCACCGGAAACCTGCCAACTGGCCCTTCTTGGTGAAGGGATGCAACATATTCAGACGCTGGAGGAAAAAACGCTTCAACTGCTGAGCGTCGCCCAACAAAGTTACGCTAATGCGGCATCTGAGATCAATGCGGTGGAAATGATCGTCCAGAACATGAAGAAGTTCGACGACACTGTATTTTCGGAATTATCAGACCGGTTCGGCAAGGGGATCGCAATGCGGTCTACCGGCAGAATCTAA